The sequence AGTTCCACTTCCTACTGGAGCTGAAGATGTGGGATGTGATTCCTGCACTGGGAGAAAATACAAAGCTGttaaatcctgtctggtgtgtttggcctcttaCTGTGAAACTCACCTCCAGCCCCACTATGAATCTCCTGCTTTTAAGAAGCACAAGCTGGTTAAAGCCTCCAGACGTCTCCAGGAgcagatctgctctcagcatgataaactgctggaggtttactgtcgtactgatcagcagtgtatctgcatgttgtgtaccatggatgatcataaaggacatgatacaatatcagctgcagcagaaagaactgagaaacaggtaaaatattatacagctctctttaacaagtaacaactAGATTGTGATTACTGCTATATTACAAACATTTTACTCAAGCAgaactaaattaaaataatgtttttatagtCTCGCACTGTACAGTTTATTAGGTACATTTAACTTGTGCAGACACTTATTCATCATGTCATCAGGTACACCTaacatctactgtacattgACTTTCTACACACATGATGTTCTGATTTCTGTGCTTTTGGTATCAGAGAAGTTTTCTGTATTcatcaaatattaataatacaaataacaaaAATGAAAGCATCACAGATTAgctttagattagcatttacactgacattgtttgtgtggtgctggtacacaatacaagtaaattctgaattattattttgtatagaAGCAGCTGCTGAAGATCCAGAAAAAATTTCAGAAGAAAATCCAAAACAGAGAAAAGAAACTTTATGAGCTGATAAACGCTgtggagtctcacaaggtaaattaaataaacaaaaagttcTCAGGATCAGTCAGACTCCTCTATATTAAACCAAACACTGCAGTGTATAACAACATATTTTTACAACTGTTTCAGCTTGGAATTTGTGTCAATATGACCagaaacatttttaatcatCATTTTTGACCAGACACTTATGTTCtctgtaaataatttattttgtttttctaattGGTAGAGTCATTTTTAAACCAGATCTTACATACAGCTTTGACATAGTTTTTGATATTTTGGGTAACAAATTATCAAAACAATTTTTTGAGCATAAATTAACAAAATTCCTCGAATTCTGCCTGATTAGTTGGTAATTGATGGTGTTTAATATACTCTATATATAGGGTCATAAGATCATGACTcatgaaaataaatgtacttaattATAAACCAATCCAATTTTGCATAGGTTAATACACTTAAACTGTTTTCTTTGTAAGATTTCTGGTAGAGAgatctttgtatttattttacccgTCCTGGGCGGGATTTTTCTGCTGCTGAAAATAATTTCTGAAACAGTGTGCTACCACCagtacattttacagtattaaaataattaatacacatacataatttagaaataactatttaatgtattcattttattaGTCTCTTTAGTCCACAAAGATGCCTGCCATTTAATTGTGTTATGAGGTGGggggaaggacccaaggatgcagagaattttaaattaaaaggttttattttacaaataataaagataatatacaataaaataaagaaataacaagaacaaaaaacacttcagggaatcccgaaggcagccggagaCGCCAGGCTGAAAGAAACAAGGAAAAAACATAAAGGGgaaaaaggggaagcgcgaggcgcgaaccctggtcgctcacctcctggctgggagcttaagcacgctgccacagcaacgctgaaagcaaaaccgctcccagcactaaagaggcgaagcgaccgggttcgcgaggtgggaaacctcgcgctgttggccggagaAGGGGGGTAACACCGCCGGTAGATAAGTGGCACGGCGCTCTCCAGCGGTTTATGCTGGTCAGtgccatgccagctaccgggtgtgatttaATTGCGGACTTAAACGACTAAATGTaacggcgctgtcaccagccagagtggctgggaagtggccgtttATTAacagcgctccagagggcgtaacgcgacgctgtcaccagcgctttgcgctgggagggggtcgcgttcctctgggcgTCCTAATGAATATcaaggtggcggcggcacggcggcggcggctcggCGGCGGCGACCTGTTGGCGACCTAATGGCGGCGACCAGGCGGCgacggcacggcggcggcggctcaCCGGCGGCGGCACAATGGCGGCGGCACggaggcggcggcggcggctcggCGGCGGCGTCCTGGTGGCGGCCCAATAGCGGTGGcccggtggcggcggcacggcggcggcggcacagtgcggcggcacaacctagaattaaaataaacaaacataaaagggcaccgcagtgccaaacaaactgaaagaaagaaaagggaaAATGGCCAACAAACGCAGAAGGTGCGACCCCTGGAGCTTTGTGCCTTGCCCTTAAATAAGGGGAGGCACAGCTGCAGCGCGTTCGcacctaacgagctggccaggtatatCAAGCCAGCTCGtttactgctctgtaaggcctgtggcatcagggagagatggcagattcccctgacgccacagagcctaacagtaccccctcctTAAGGAGACCTCTCCCGAGGTCTCCAGCCGGCGGTCCCGTCCCCACCAGTGGCTGAAAGCCACtgggggagtgcccccccaaaaaaatttttgggaGAGAACGGGGTCCTCTGCTGGGTCCTGGAATGGTCGCACCTTGCTGTTATGAGGTGGggggaaggacccaaggatgcagagaattttaaattaaaaggttttattttacaaataataaagataatatacaataaaataaagaaataacaagaacaaaaaacacttcagggaatcccgaaggcagccggagaCGCCAGGCTGACAGAAACAAGGAAAAAACAtaaaggggaagcgcgaggcgcgaaccctggtcgctcacctcctggctgggagcttaagcacgctgccacagcaacgctgaaagcaaaaccgctcccagcactaaagaggcgaagcgaccgggttcgcgaggtgggaaacctcgcgctgttggccggagaAGGGGGGTAACACCGCCGGTAGATAAGTGGCACGGCGCTCTCCAGCGGTTTATGCTGGTCAGtgccatgccagctaccgggtgtgatttaATTGCGGACTTAAACGACTAAATGTaacggcgctgtcaccagccagagtggctgggaagtggccgtttATTAacagcgctccagagggcgtaacgcgacgctgtcaccagcgctttgcgctgggagggggtcgcgttcctctgggcgTCCTAATGAATATCAAGGTGGCGGCGGCATGGCGGCGGCGGCTCGGCGGCGGCGACCTGTTGGCGACCTAATGGCGGCGACCAGGCGGCgacggcacggcggcggcggctcaCCGGCGGCGGCACAATGGCGGCGGCACGGAGGCGGCGGCGGCTCGGCGGCGGCGTCCTGGTGGCGGCCCAATAGCGGTGGcccggtggcggcggcacggcggcggcggcacagtgcggcggcacaacctagaattaaaataaacaaacataaaagggcaccgcagtgccaaacaaactgaaagaaagaaaagggaaAATGGCCAACAAACGCAGAAGGTGCGACCCCTGGAGCTTTGTGCCTTGCCCTTAAATAAGGGGAGGCACAGCTGCAGCGCGTTCGcacctaacgagctggccaggtatatCAAGCCAGCTCGtttactgctctgtaaggcctgtggcatcagggagagatggcagattcccctgacgccacagagcctaacaaaTTGGGGTGTTTTTAAAGTAACATTTTTAATTCCTCAGCATGTGGTTATACTGGCAACATGTCTAAATCCATGAACACCATGTACAGTCACTTAATTCTCCAAGACAAGTAGAATGACTCCTGGAGTAATAGTACTTCAGATTTTTTACTTTtggaattttaattaagttaataGGGGAGCCTGACCTTGGCAGTGTGGCTGTAGTTTTAATACTGTCAGTTTCTTTATGATTACTCATGCTTTGAGGTGTTTTATATGCTTCTCTATGATTAGATCCCtaacttgttttaaatgtttctgaCTTCTGACTGTTGACTTCTGAATATCTGAGTGAGAAACGTTTCCTCTCTCTGAATCTTCTAAAAGAGctctgcacagacagcagtggaGAACACTGAGAAGATCTGTACTGAACTCatcaactcaattaacagaagatgctctgagGTGAAAGAActgatcagagatcgagagaAAGCTGTAGTCAGTCAAGTTGAAAAAGTCCTGAAGCAGTTGGAGGAGGAGATTGTAGAtctgaagaagaaagatgctgaactggaggagctttcacacacagaggatcccatccatttcctccaggtaacagcaCTAAAACTACAGTGGTGGAGAGGTGGGTGATTTTATTATTAGGTGTGAGGAATTGTTATATAACATTATTAGTGCACCAATCCgagtaataatatataatatacttaGAATGTGATAAATGTGATGACAGTAacattaaaataagaaatagTAAAAAACTTGCCACAGATAAGATTCAGTGTTAATGGCTCTGGTCGACAGGTAGGGAAATAACAGGGCTTTTTTGTGGGCAGCCACCCTATTTGGCCAGATGGAGCTGTGGGTGAGATAGATGTTCATTATCTTGAATGTGTTGCTCATTTCAGGTCAACATTAGGCTGCTTTCAATATTCTCTCACTTCtctttatttaatcttttactgacttgtttctctgtgaacattatttatctGGATGTAGAGTTTCCAGTCTCTCTCAGCTCCTGCTAGATCTGCAGAATCACCCGTCATCACAATCAGTTctttcctctcatttgatgaagttacaaagtctgtatctcagctgagagagaaagtagaagaattctTGGAAGAGCAGTTTAAGAAGATACCGGATGAAGGTGAGTTAAAGCCCTCGAtgttccattgtctccaaaatgctCGGTACTCAAATATCaaacaaaacatacaaattTACCAACATGAACTTTTTACATctaacaacattttatttactcatttaccaTAAACTAGTTAAGGTCATAGCTAGTCCAGGGTTAAATGAAATACTGCTTAAAAGGTAGGAATACACACTGCATtgtgacacacactcacacttggtCAATTACTCAGACTTTAgacaaacactgggagaacatgcaacttcTTACTGACCATACACATGACACTTTTTgatgttaatatttatttactgtgattagtgattgtTCTGTAactctttctgcagtgaaggAAGTTCAGATCCTTCCACCTCAAaccagagaagattttctacaatgtaagtttctcacaaacataaacaggcctgtgaaaaagtatttgcaccccccaGTTACCTCTGTTTTTACATAATTGTTACACTTTACTTTTTCAGATGCTACAGCACCTCAATTGGGTTCAAATCCAGATTTGATCAGTTCTATCTAAAATCTAAACTGTTTTTTCAGTCATTTTgacaaaaattttatttttggtttcaTTGAATTGTTGGTTTTTTGTATTACGCAAGTGTTTGATCTTTAAATTATGAACTGATGACCAGATATTTTTCAGCCCTGAAGCAGCAAAAttccaacaccatcacactatcgccaccatgactgactgttagtcacatgttttcattgcaaaatgctGTTTTAGCTTCATTGCAGGAGTAATAGGACCCATGTCTTTTAAAAGCTCCACAGAACAttatagggcagtgatagctcagtggttaaggtactggactagtaatcaaaaggttgctggttcaagccccaccaacactgagttgccactgttgggcccttaacccttaattgctcaaaaattgtgttcagtcataactgtaagacgctttggataaaagcgtctgctaaatactgaaaatgtaaatgtaattccaTAAAGCTTACGGGTGATTGAGGGTTTTTATATTGGTATGAGAGATATATGAGAGATGAGGCTTTATATCCCTCTTAGTTACTGTTGATTTTACCTTGTGATTTTCCCATGGATTTTATTTGTGCTCAGTCTGCTTTTAATAGTGGAATTATTAAATcagattatttaaatgattattttaaaactgtccTTTGCTCCTAcatgctctcacacacacacttacaaattcAAATGAAGCCTTATTGGCATGAATAATATAGACATTTGTATGGCCAAAGCTTATTTACagatttagaaaacaaaataaaatagaaaataacaaCCAAAATTAACCAaaagtggtgtgtaggtggtgtataGGTGtctgttagtggtgtgtaggtgtgtgttagtcatgtgtcagtgtgtgtaggtgtgtgtgagtgtcggtgtgtgtagatggtgtgttagtggttaggtggtgtgtgttagtggtgtgtcggtgtgtgttagtggtgtgtatgttaattgtgtgtcggtgtgtgttagtggtgtgtctgtgtgtaggtggtgtgtcggggtgtgttggtggtgtgtcaggTGTGTCGATGTCTGTAGTGGTGTgtcgtgtgtgtaggtggtttgtcggtgtgtgtaggtgttgctgtgtgttagtggtgtgtcgatGTCTGTAGTGGAGTgtcgtgtgtgttagtggtgtgtcgatGTGTCTTAggggtgtgtaggtggtgtattggtgtgtgtaggtggtgtgtcaatgtgtgttagtggtgtgttggtgtgtgtagaaaatgtgtaggtgtgtgttagtggtgtgttggtgtgtgtagctaatgtgtaggtgtgtgttagtggtgtgttggtgtgtgtaggtggtgtgccagtgtgtgttagtgtagtgtgtgactcACGACCCTGCACagacatctcacacacactcacacacactctcttctatgttaattggtttatgttgTTTCCTCTCTAGATTTCtgtcggttcacactggatccaaacacagtaaataaacgtCTCAGTCcatctgaggagaacaaagtggcgACCTGTGGTTCATCAGaacagtcgtatcctgatcatccagatagatttgattaTTTCCTCCaggttctgtgtagagagagtgtgagtggacgctgttacttgGAAGTTGAGTGGAGTGGGAATGATGGGGTTTATATTGcggtgtcatataaaagcatcagcaggaagggacgtggttatgagtgtgtgtttggataTAACGATCAGTCCTGGAGGTTGTTATGTTCTCCATCCAGATTTTTATTCCTgcacaataacaaaacaactgaaatacccataatgccaagttcctctagaataggagtgtatgtggattacagagcaggaactctgtccttctacagcgtctctgacacaatgaagctcctccacagagttcagaccacgttcactcagcccctctacccggggttttgGGTTTGTCCAGGATCgaaagtgaaactgtcagattcaacaaattaaatataaaatttacatgaaagtgtaacattaaactgtttgagtgattttagaatctcatgtgaggcagtgatacatttatgcCTGCATTTTCTTTTAAAAGTGAATCATTTGAAGACATTTTTAAGAATTATTAAGCACCATTTATACAGAGCTGtgaaaaataaaagacaaactgatcattaaataaagaaaaaaattatccAACACTAACTGCCCatgtgtgaaaaagtaaatatTAACAACTGATGGATCCCAACTTTATGCAAGTTACTGAGTGgaacatgtttttttattttttttacatcagtatgtgGGGGCGGGGCATTTTGAGCTTATCTGAATATACTGGGAGCTACAGTCACCTCAATAATTACTGGACCCCCTTGTAAAGATGAGTAAAAACGGGTTAAATAGCTTTATCTGACACTTGTTACGACCATAGAGGTCGTTAGTTTAAGTTTCCTTTTGTTCTGTCTCTCCCTGTCTTTAATTTCCAGGTTTTCCATAGCACTTCTGATTGGCTTTGAGGGGGGGTGCTCCAGAGATAAAAGAGCTACCTTGAGGACATGAAGAAGAGGCAGATTTGGAAAGACTGTGGGCTGTTCACCTGTTGTTTCACTTCTGCCAAACCAATTGTTTGATTATGTTTTGTAGTGCATTTGTTTAAGTGATTAGTTGGACCTTATGTTGTAGTGGGTGAGTGCCAttttgttttactgttatgatctctaattattcatttatggaGTTAGGTTTAGCATTGTACTTGGTTTTCTTTGTTTTCCTAATTTAGCTGTTTCATTTGTTGTGTTGATCTTTGCTCACCCCTGTTATGTTCTGGTCCGAATTCATAGTTTATCCTTATTGTGTTTGTAATTACTTAACTTCATGCTGATGGCAatgtaaaatatctaaataaatgcTTGATTTGCATCTTATATTGTGTTTGGTCTGGTTGTTGAGGTTTGGTATAGGTACTTTTTTATATGGTTTCATTTATCATAACACTTAATTTAATGAGACTGTAACACACTGAACCACAACAAGAAAATCACTTATCAAGAAGTCATTATTTTTACGTAATACAGCAATTTGTGCTGCAATTATTAGtaaaaaatactttaattaAAGGTTGGATTTTTCCCCTCATTTTTAAATAGATAAAAAGAGTGCAATATCTGCAATTTCCAGATTTTAGCAGAATCACTTATTATTCTGTATTTTATctatatttactttgattttatgGAAAAATAAAATCCAGTCTTTTACCTTTTTCTGATCTCAAATCATTTTCTGTACAAAACTGATTTAAATTGGGTTTAATGGTGCCAAACAACTCCAAACAACTGGGGAGCTGAGTTTAAACCTCATTTTGTTTAATTGTGGAGAAACGTAATAATGTACAAAACTGTTACTGACTCAAACCTCTTGGACTCCAGCTGTTATTTTCTGGGTGTCTTGATTTAGTGTAAGGATGCTGTATTTTGATTTACTGCTACC is a genomic window of Trichomycterus rosablanca isolate fTriRos1 chromosome 4, fTriRos1.hap1, whole genome shotgun sequence containing:
- the LOC134312004 gene encoding tripartite motif-containing protein 16-like, with amino-acid sequence MAQAKNSVTQDQFCCPVCLETLKDPVAIPCGHSYCMACINNCWDQEDDKESYSCPQCRETFTPRPAVSKNIVLAEVVENLRKRKSKVPLPTGAEDVGCDSCTGRKYKAVKSCLVCLASYCETHLQPHYESPAFKKHKLVKASRRLQEQICSQHDKLLEVYCRTDQQCICMLCTMDDHKGHDTISAAAERTEKQKQLLKIQKKFQKKIQNREKKLYELINAVESHKSSAQTAVENTEKICTELINSINRRCSEVKELIRDREKAVVSQVEKVLKQLEEEIVDLKKKDAELEELSHTEDPIHFLQSFQSLSAPARSAESPVITISSFLSFDEVTKSVSQLREKVEEFLEEQFKKIPDEVKEVQILPPQTREDFLQYFCRFTLDPNTVNKRLSPSEENKVATCGSSEQSYPDHPDRFDYFLQVLCRESVSGRCYLEVEWSGNDGVYIAVSYKSISRKGRGYECVFGYNDQSWRLLCSPSRFLFLHNNKTTEIPIMPSSSRIGVYVDYRAGTLSFYSVSDTMKLLHRVQTTFTQPLYPGFWVCPGSKVKLFSIALLIGFEGGCSRDKRATLRT